The following proteins come from a genomic window of Candidatus Hydrogenedens sp.:
- the ligA gene encoding NAD-dependent DNA ligase LigA gives MDLFDSPLEKERERYEYLCKEIEKHNELYYVHASPEISDYEYDMLMKELEEIERKYPQFRTPYSPTQRVGGKVIDEFKSVEHSVPMLSIDNTYNEGEIKEFNNRIRRTLDIEGDIGYVVELKIDGVAVAIRYSNRIFSQAVTRGDGFRGDDITENARTIKSIPLRLSDTAPNSLEVRGEIFMMNKELERLNQIREELGEEPFRNPRNTTAGTLKQKDPRQVAQRRLSAFFYEVILDETNKNLIKTHTDTLNFLKEWGFPVNPHWKACKNIEEVIEYCNSWREKRYSLEYEIDGMVIKVNEHAIRDKLGTTSKSPRWIIAYKFPAETARTKLLNIKIQVGKTGALTPVAEMEPVPLAGTIVKRATLHNFEELERKDIRIGDTVEIQKAGEIIPQVIRPIIELRPPEAQPFPLPELCPVCGSKVQKDPEGVFYRCLSADCPAQLKQKIQHYAQRRAMDIEGLGPALVEQLVDKGLVKNIADLYRLTKEQLVQLERMGNKSADNLINAIQESKNRPLNALLYGLGIRHVGQHLAEILANQFRNIDDLMNVEIEKLKEISEVGPVVARSIKDFFSTKANIELIEDLKKLGVRTYETGENTGTVKNILDGKTFVVTGTLKNYTRDQIEQQIKQLGGKVTSSVSKNTDFVLVGENPGTKYEKAKQLGVKTITEIEFVDMIKEGI, from the coding sequence ATGGATTTGTTTGATAGTCCATTAGAGAAAGAAAGAGAAAGATACGAATATCTTTGTAAAGAAATAGAAAAACATAACGAGCTTTATTATGTACATGCGTCACCAGAAATATCTGATTATGAATATGATATGTTGATGAAAGAATTGGAGGAAATTGAGAGAAAATATCCCCAATTTAGAACGCCCTATTCGCCCACACAAAGAGTTGGGGGAAAAGTTATAGATGAATTTAAATCAGTGGAACATTCTGTTCCAATGCTTTCAATAGATAATACATATAATGAGGGAGAAATAAAAGAGTTTAATAATCGTATCAGGAGAACTCTGGATATTGAAGGAGATATTGGTTATGTGGTTGAGTTAAAAATTGATGGAGTAGCTGTTGCTATAAGATATAGTAATCGTATTTTTTCACAGGCTGTTACAAGGGGGGATGGTTTTCGAGGAGATGATATAACAGAAAATGCTCGAACAATAAAGTCTATACCTCTCCGTTTATCAGATACAGCCCCCAATTCACTGGAAGTTCGTGGGGAAATATTTATGATGAATAAAGAGTTAGAAAGGTTAAATCAAATTCGAGAAGAACTTGGAGAAGAGCCTTTTCGTAATCCGAGAAATACAACAGCAGGAACATTGAAGCAGAAAGACCCGCGACAGGTAGCACAAAGAAGACTCAGTGCCTTTTTTTACGAGGTCATATTAGATGAAACAAACAAAAATCTTATCAAAACACATACAGATACATTGAACTTTTTGAAAGAATGGGGATTTCCAGTAAATCCGCACTGGAAAGCATGTAAGAACATAGAAGAAGTTATCGAGTATTGTAATTCATGGCGAGAGAAACGATATTCTCTGGAATATGAAATTGATGGAATGGTAATAAAGGTAAATGAGCATGCCATCCGTGATAAATTAGGAACAACAAGTAAATCACCTCGCTGGATAATTGCATATAAATTCCCTGCGGAAACTGCAAGGACAAAATTGCTAAATATAAAAATACAGGTAGGAAAGACAGGCGCATTAACGCCTGTTGCAGAAATGGAACCTGTTCCCCTTGCTGGAACTATAGTAAAAAGAGCGACATTACATAATTTTGAAGAATTAGAAAGGAAGGACATTCGGATTGGGGACACTGTCGAGATACAAAAGGCAGGGGAGATAATTCCTCAAGTCATAAGACCTATTATTGAATTGCGTCCGCCCGAAGCCCAACCTTTCCCCTTGCCAGAACTATGTCCTGTATGCGGTAGCAAGGTTCAAAAAGACCCTGAAGGTGTTTTTTATCGATGCCTAAGTGCCGATTGTCCAGCCCAGTTAAAACAAAAAATACAACATTATGCACAACGAAGAGCCATGGATATTGAAGGCTTGGGACCTGCATTAGTAGAACAATTAGTGGACAAAGGGTTAGTAAAAAATATTGCAGATTTATATCGTTTAACAAAAGAACAATTAGTGCAATTAGAAAGAATGGGCAATAAATCTGCGGATAATCTCATAAACGCTATACAGGAAAGTAAAAATAGGCCTTTAAACGCTTTATTATATGGTTTGGGTATCCGACATGTGGGACAACACTTGGCAGAGATACTCGCAAACCAATTTAGAAATATAGATGATTTAATGAATGTGGAAATAGAAAAACTAAAAGAGATAAGTGAAGTAGGACCTGTTGTAGCAAGAAGTATTAAAGATTTCTTTTCTACAAAGGCGAATATAGAATTGATAGAGGATTTAAAAAAGTTAGGTGTAAGAACTTATGAAACAGGTGAAAATACAGGGACAGTAAAAAATATTTTGGATGGAAAAACTTTTGTAGTAACTGGAACACTAAAAAATTATACTCGTGACCAGATTGAACAACAAATAAAACAATTAGGGGGCAAGGTTACTTCTTCTGTAAGTAAAAATACAGATTTTGTTCTGGTTGGAGAAAATCCTGGAACAAAATATGAAAAAGCAAAACAATTGGGAGTGAAAACGATTACAGAAATAGAATTTGTGGATATGATAAAAGAGGGTATCTAA
- a CDS encoding ABC transporter permease, with the protein MKTLNIKSPQIINAQTGKKLYEEAKKLSDKKTEKIIFDLEDTESIDILGCAWLLRIAEECKKYKVSFSWIGANEKVAEMLAVVSPAFEYKEEKKLQKDIIFTKLSGEFEGVLQEIKDFINLCIDAIYWTILAPLTGKKFRWGLFIEEIYEMGVRAVRIVCLMNFLLGLIIAMLSSAQVASFGLSIYVANLIMIGFARELAAIMTATVVSARTGAAIAAEISTMKVQEEIDALRGMGINVTQYLVAPKMLALLIVLPCLSVLGLIFGLLGGSAWGIFILDFNASVWFRQTVNSAHFNDLLQGILKTFVFAVFIVLIGCHNGFRVSGGSRGVGLMTTRAVVMDVFMLIAVDIIFATIFYYLI; encoded by the coding sequence ATGAAAACCTTAAATATAAAATCACCTCAAATTATCAATGCTCAAACAGGGAAGAAATTGTATGAAGAGGCAAAAAAACTCAGCGATAAAAAAACAGAAAAAATTATTTTTGATTTAGAAGATACTGAAAGTATAGATATATTAGGTTGTGCCTGGCTTCTTCGTATTGCAGAAGAATGTAAAAAATATAAAGTTTCTTTTTCATGGATAGGAGCCAACGAAAAAGTTGCGGAGATGCTGGCTGTTGTTTCCCCTGCATTTGAATATAAAGAAGAAAAGAAATTACAGAAGGACATTATTTTTACAAAATTATCAGGCGAATTTGAAGGTGTTCTTCAAGAAATAAAAGATTTTATAAATCTTTGTATAGATGCTATTTACTGGACCATTTTGGCTCCTTTAACGGGTAAAAAATTTAGATGGGGATTATTTATTGAAGAAATCTATGAGATGGGGGTCCGTGCTGTTCGTATTGTTTGTTTGATGAATTTTTTATTAGGTTTAATTATTGCTATGCTTTCTTCTGCACAGGTAGCCAGTTTTGGTTTAAGCATATATGTAGCCAACCTTATCATGATAGGTTTTGCCCGCGAACTTGCCGCTATAATGACCGCAACAGTAGTATCAGCAAGGACAGGTGCTGCTATTGCTGCTGAAATATCAACAATGAAGGTTCAGGAAGAGATTGACGCACTTCGAGGAATGGGAATTAATGTAACCCAGTATTTGGTTGCCCCTAAAATGTTAGCTCTTTTAATAGTCTTGCCTTGTCTTTCTGTTTTAGGTCTTATCTTTGGATTATTAGGAGGTTCTGCATGGGGAATATTTATTTTGGACTTCAATGCTTCTGTATGGTTTAGACAGACTGTAAACTCTGCCCATTTTAACGACCTTTTACAGGGAATATTAAAGACTTTCGTATTTGCTGTTTTTATCGTTTTAATTGGGTGTCATAATGGTTTTCGTGTGTCCGGAGGTTCAAGAGGAGTTGGTTTAATGACCACCCGTGCTGTTGTTATGGATGTATTTATGCTAATTGCGGTAGATATTATTTTTGCAACTATATTTTATTATCTAATATAA
- a CDS encoding ATP-binding cassette domain-containing protein gives MSKEVILKVESLQVQYGDRIILKDVSFEVYQGEIFLIVGGSGCGKTTLLKAICGLLKPTNGNVYIQGQNITLLDEEELQKVQQNIGIAFQSSGLINSITIGENVALPLREYGLVDTKILNEVVRIKLSLVGLAGIEDRMPEELSGGMKKRAGLARALALDPPLVFFDEPSAGLDPIIACELDELIINLRNLLGITFIIVSHELESIKKIADRVLMLDEGHAIFCGTIEEVKYTSIPKVKQFFERKPNEQKYAFIH, from the coding sequence GTGTCAAAAGAAGTTATATTGAAAGTAGAATCACTTCAAGTGCAATATGGAGACAGAATCATCTTAAAGGATGTATCCTTTGAAGTGTATCAAGGGGAAATATTTTTAATAGTAGGGGGTAGTGGTTGTGGGAAAACAACATTGTTAAAGGCAATATGTGGTTTATTAAAACCTACAAATGGCAATGTATATATTCAAGGACAAAATATAACCCTATTGGATGAAGAAGAATTACAAAAGGTGCAACAGAATATCGGTATTGCTTTCCAATCAAGCGGCTTGATTAATTCCATTACAATTGGTGAAAATGTGGCTTTACCGCTTCGAGAATATGGTTTGGTTGATACCAAAATTCTTAATGAAGTAGTTCGAATAAAGTTAAGTTTGGTTGGATTGGCTGGAATTGAAGATAGGATGCCTGAAGAATTATCCGGAGGAATGAAAAAAAGAGCAGGATTGGCACGTGCATTAGCATTAGACCCTCCGTTAGTATTTTTTGATGAACCTTCTGCGGGTTTAGACCCTATTATTGCCTGTGAATTAGATGAATTAATTATAAATTTAAGAAACCTTTTAGGAATAACTTTTATTATAGTAAGTCATGAACTTGAGTCTATTAAAAAAATTGCAGACCGTGTTCTAATGCTTGATGAAGGGCATGCAATTTTTTGTGGTACTATAGAAGAAGTAAAATATACTTCTATACCCAAAGTAAAACAATTCTTTGAAAGAAAACCTAATGAACAAAAATATGCGTTTATTCATTAA
- a CDS encoding MlaD family protein encodes MATRKQKFQVFVFLFICLLITLLIVYFVSGQYSNYGVRYWIEFDESVLGVYEGGIVEYLGVPIGKVEEIRVSSEGKPIIVINIDSKKVTLHEGVEANIVIYSLAAGTMAISLSGGNPQSPVLPPGSKIPARRSTISAVSSRIEELMDDLKNILDSVKTGLEGIESGDITEITKKVDRVLEKGETLLDDLQKTVKNINTTIEKIEPQISKTMDTGEQTVNQIKQLSEKADKLVTVITDKAEQLDIQKTQDNVNSALEEIKNLSKNVDGLVNELKNITNTASYKADNIEFSFQKTLQEINYTLESLRNLLESIRKNPSSIIRGKASDKEGR; translated from the coding sequence GTGGCTACACGAAAACAAAAATTTCAAGTATTTGTATTTCTTTTTATATGTTTGCTAATAACCTTGCTCATTGTCTATTTTGTGTCGGGTCAATATAGTAATTATGGTGTTAGATACTGGATTGAATTTGATGAGTCCGTATTAGGTGTATATGAGGGAGGGATTGTTGAATATTTAGGTGTGCCAATCGGTAAAGTAGAGGAAATTAGAGTAAGTTCGGAAGGTAAACCGATTATTGTAATTAACATAGACAGTAAAAAGGTAACTCTACATGAAGGAGTTGAAGCCAATATAGTAATTTATAGCCTTGCAGCAGGAACAATGGCTATTTCCCTAAGTGGTGGGAATCCTCAATCTCCCGTACTTCCCCCAGGAAGTAAAATACCAGCGCGTCGTTCTACTATTTCAGCAGTAAGTTCAAGAATTGAAGAACTGATGGATGACCTGAAAAATATATTAGATTCTGTAAAAACGGGTCTGGAAGGTATAGAATCAGGAGATATAACAGAGATAACGAAAAAGGTAGATAGAGTATTAGAAAAGGGAGAAACACTGTTAGATGATTTGCAAAAAACTGTCAAAAATATTAATACAACAATAGAAAAAATAGAACCTCAGATAAGCAAAACAATGGATACGGGAGAACAGACTGTTAATCAAATAAAACAATTATCTGAAAAAGCGGATAAACTTGTTACAGTTATCACAGACAAAGCAGAACAATTGGATATTCAAAAAACACAGGACAATGTAAACTCTGCATTAGAGGAAATAAAAAATCTATCCAAAAATGTTGATGGCTTGGTCAATGAGTTAAAGAATATTACGAATACAGCCTCTTATAAAGCAGATAACATAGAGTTTTCGTTTCAAAAAACTTTACAGGAGATTAATTATACATTGGAATCACTGAGAAATTTACTTGAATCTATTCGCAAAAATCCTTCTTCTATTATAAGAGGTAAGGCATCAGACAAGGAGGGAAGATAA
- a CDS encoding ABC-type transport auxiliary lipoprotein family protein, which produces MKERIIISTFIISLFSMGFWGCLTPVKTEYLVKYYINPSITEMKGEYTGLVLAIRGLENARSITNFVTFLEQGKIYYREGLEWAEHPVEVVERLLIKSIEKTGRFQDVSNSIEVKNPDLILTGEIEQFYCVRENNSEKVVVSINIRIRDAKTSKIVFNKAFVVEEQFDKEKEQINDAMNNALSELSQQIQKEINKADFK; this is translated from the coding sequence ATGAAAGAAAGAATTATTATCAGTACTTTTATAATAAGCCTGTTTTCAATGGGGTTTTGGGGATGTTTGACACCCGTAAAAACAGAGTATTTAGTAAAATACTATATCAATCCCAGTATAACGGAAATGAAAGGAGAGTATACCGGGTTAGTTCTTGCAATACGAGGGTTGGAAAATGCAAGGTCAATTACAAATTTTGTAACCTTTTTAGAACAGGGAAAAATTTATTATAGAGAAGGATTAGAATGGGCAGAACATCCCGTTGAAGTTGTGGAAAGATTATTAATTAAATCTATTGAAAAAACCGGTAGATTTCAGGATGTATCAAACAGTATAGAAGTTAAAAATCCAGATTTAATTTTAACGGGGGAAATAGAACAATTTTACTGTGTAAGAGAAAATAATTCAGAAAAAGTTGTTGTGTCCATAAATATAAGAATTAGGGATGCAAAAACAAGTAAGATAGTATTCAATAAAGCATTTGTAGTGGAAGAACAGTTTGATAAAGAAAAAGAACAAATTAATGATGCAATGAACAACGCTTTGTCAGAATTATCCCAGCAGATACAAAAAGAAATCAATAAAGCGGATTTTAAATAG
- a CDS encoding SO_0444 family Cu/Zn efflux transporter, with product MLFIYNFIYILSEMAPYLLFGFLVAGILSQIIPTSWVQRHLAGKGYSPIIKSAMIGVPLPLCSCGVIPVMASLRKQGANVPAMLSFILSTPQTGVDSILATYALLGLPMAIYRPFIALVTALLGGSVYYWTSKKEIEQETDELKKNNGINNNDISINKRNIFHLISESIHYGFITLPHEISRTLIFGILIASIITTFIPPGIITNFMNIGILQIFIAIIVGIPIYVCATASIPVALSLIYLGATPGSALAFLIAGPATNIATISVVKQFLGKKAVIIYILTMIFSALFFGITFDYLVNIYPFFDISHVAHIQHSHGVFYSPIKVSSLLLFVLILVLGLLNIDPWMYMKKETKEVPHTDRYMKIRINGMTCNHCAQRITTLIKNISNVVDINVSLEDKTAIIYGNPSFEEIKQVLNTEGYSAEIIENKILCNCNCQ from the coding sequence ATGCTTTTTATATATAATTTCATATATATCCTTAGTGAAATGGCTCCTTATCTGCTATTTGGATTTTTAGTAGCTGGGATTCTATCACAAATTATTCCAACATCTTGGGTTCAAAGACATCTTGCTGGTAAAGGTTATTCACCTATCATAAAAAGTGCCATGATAGGAGTTCCTTTACCCTTATGTTCCTGCGGAGTAATTCCTGTGATGGCTTCCCTAAGAAAGCAGGGTGCTAATGTTCCAGCAATGTTATCCTTCATCTTATCTACTCCCCAAACAGGTGTGGATTCTATACTGGCTACCTATGCTTTGTTGGGTTTACCCATGGCAATATACCGACCTTTCATAGCGTTAGTAACAGCCCTTTTAGGAGGTTCTGTTTACTATTGGACAAGTAAAAAAGAAATAGAACAGGAAACCGATGAATTGAAAAAAAATAACGGTATAAACAATAATGATATAAGTATTAATAAAAGAAATATATTTCATCTCATTTCTGAAAGTATTCACTATGGTTTTATAACATTACCCCATGAAATTTCTCGAACACTTATTTTCGGTATCCTTATAGCCAGTATAATAACCACCTTTATACCTCCTGGTATTATTACCAATTTTATGAATATCGGAATATTGCAAATATTTATAGCGATAATCGTGGGTATTCCTATTTATGTTTGTGCGACAGCATCTATTCCTGTTGCTTTGAGTCTTATTTATTTAGGTGCAACTCCTGGGTCGGCTCTTGCCTTTCTTATAGCAGGACCCGCAACAAATATTGCAACAATTTCCGTGGTTAAGCAGTTTTTAGGCAAGAAAGCGGTAATTATATATATACTGACTATGATATTCTCTGCTCTATTCTTTGGTATAACCTTCGATTATTTAGTTAATATATACCCATTTTTTGATATTTCCCATGTAGCACATATTCAACATTCGCATGGAGTATTTTATAGTCCTATCAAGGTATCGTCATTATTGTTATTTGTTCTCATATTAGTATTAGGTCTCCTGAATATAGACCCATGGATGTATATGAAAAAAGAGACAAAAGAAGTACCACACACAGATAGATATATGAAAATAAGAATCAATGGTATGACATGCAATCATTGTGCACAACGAATTACAACATTAATAAAAAATATTTCAAATGTTGTAGATATTAATGTATCCCTTGAAGATAAAACAGCAATTATTTATGGAAATCCCTCTTTTGAAGAAATTAAACAGGTACTCAATACAGAAGGGTATTCCGCAGAGATAATTGAAAATAAGATATTATGTAATTGCAATTGTCAATAA
- a CDS encoding tetratricopeptide repeat protein codes for MFQCPFCSKPINEDAKQCPHCGAPIKASAVPIQTKTETKSTGICPNCKSPVNKTDIICIYCGTNLLTGTKILAEPPKEKKSVLPSINKKYFLYGLFVILLLILVGVGIIYLTYDPISSAINLSRTNVLGAIDILQKYIAKNPQNLRAHSVLGKLYLNNNQIDEALTEFDKVITLNDKDNDTIWLALLASSKKNNKEQQLKYIKKLIEKYPERNDLKLLNLLGEGNISNINNPEQLFSSSANSEINKNGIIALLLSQGNYNEVLNLTKIADVSPKTALLLLILSEKMKDEQNKQKYLETIQTNIQELSDAEKAFLACQILKSGDTNKSLQLLQSLTNREKIPAVLNYLYALALLNSGLTTEAIIELEKIKNSEGNYSNDASLDLALIYFHQDNVTKATELIQNIKNKGQQSPRCYLIEGRIALANNDPTFAQQCFANAIQKDPNYAPAYLENGLLYIQRGVLSEGLKHLKSYIQIVKNTIPNYSTAEIEVLIEQIEQTLVNNPTPSQTNATTQ; via the coding sequence ATGTTCCAATGTCCATTTTGCAGTAAGCCCATAAATGAAGATGCAAAACAGTGTCCCCATTGTGGAGCACCTATTAAAGCATCTGCAGTACCTATTCAGACAAAAACAGAAACAAAATCCACAGGTATCTGTCCAAATTGTAAATCTCCAGTTAACAAAACCGATATAATTTGTATCTATTGTGGAACAAACCTCTTGACAGGTACAAAAATATTAGCAGAACCACCCAAAGAGAAAAAAAGCGTTTTACCTTCTATAAATAAAAAATATTTTTTATATGGGCTCTTTGTTATCCTTTTACTCATATTAGTAGGTGTGGGAATCATATATCTGACTTATGACCCTATATCAAGTGCAATCAACCTTAGTCGCACGAATGTTTTGGGTGCTATTGATATCTTGCAGAAATATATCGCGAAAAATCCGCAAAATCTTCGTGCTCATTCAGTTTTGGGAAAACTCTATTTAAATAATAACCAGATAGATGAAGCACTGACGGAATTCGATAAAGTTATAACCCTAAATGACAAAGACAATGATACTATCTGGCTTGCTTTACTTGCTTCCTCAAAAAAGAATAATAAAGAACAACAATTGAAATATATAAAAAAATTAATTGAAAAATACCCAGAAAGAAATGATTTAAAACTTTTAAATCTTCTTGGAGAAGGTAATATCTCAAATATTAATAATCCTGAACAGTTATTTTCTTCATCTGCGAACTCAGAAATCAACAAAAACGGTATAATTGCTCTATTACTTTCTCAAGGGAACTATAATGAGGTATTGAATCTAACAAAGATTGCAGATGTATCTCCCAAAACCGCTTTACTTCTTTTGATTTTGTCTGAAAAGATGAAAGATGAACAAAATAAGCAAAAATATCTCGAAACCATTCAGACAAATATCCAAGAATTAAGTGATGCGGAAAAGGCTTTTCTTGCATGTCAGATATTAAAATCTGGTGATACGAATAAAAGTTTGCAATTATTGCAGTCCTTAACAAATAGGGAAAAAATTCCAGCCGTACTTAACTATTTATACGCATTGGCCTTACTTAATTCGGGACTTACTACAGAAGCCATTATAGAATTAGAAAAAATTAAAAATTCAGAAGGAAATTATTCCAATGACGCCTCATTAGACCTGGCATTAATATATTTTCACCAAGATAATGTAACCAAAGCGACTGAGTTGATACAAAATATAAAGAATAAAGGACAACAAAGCCCTCGTTGCTACCTTATTGAAGGGAGAATTGCATTAGCTAATAATGACCCCACTTTTGCTCAACAATGCTTTGCAAATGCAATTCAAAAAGACCCGAACTATGCACCGGCTTATTTAGAAAATGGTTTGCTTTATATTCAAAGAGGGGTCCTTTCCGAAGGCTTAAAACATTTAAAATCATATATACAGATTGTAAAAAATACAATTCCCAATTATTCAACTGCGGAAATCGAAGTTTTAATTGAACAAATAGAACAAACCCTTGTAAATAATCCAACACCATCTCAAACGAATGCTACAACACAATAA
- a CDS encoding HAD-IIA family hydrolase → MSNIANKVVKNYLIDMDGVLVKGNTVIPGANQFIERLIEKKCKFLVLTNNPKFTPEDLSHLLKVHKLDIPYTNIFTSAMAVGTFLKMQKPNGTAYVLGESGLTTAIHQAGYVITEYNPDYVILGESSNFNFDQITKAVRLIRNGARFIATNPDPLGPTESGIVPACGAMAALIEKATGRSPFYIGKPNPFMMRSAMNYLGVHSENTVIIGDRMDTDIVAGVQTGVETILVLTGVTKIEDVEKYPYRPTKIVNSVEEIIP, encoded by the coding sequence ATGAGTAATATCGCCAATAAAGTTGTAAAAAATTATCTAATTGATATGGATGGCGTATTGGTAAAAGGGAATACAGTTATTCCTGGTGCCAATCAATTCATTGAACGATTAATTGAGAAAAAATGTAAATTTTTAGTTCTTACAAACAATCCTAAATTTACCCCTGAAGACTTATCTCATCTATTAAAAGTGCATAAACTTGATATTCCTTATACTAATATTTTTACCTCTGCTATGGCAGTAGGAACGTTTTTAAAGATGCAGAAACCCAATGGAACTGCTTATGTTTTAGGTGAAAGTGGACTTACTACCGCAATTCATCAGGCGGGTTATGTTATTACAGAATATAACCCCGATTATGTAATTCTGGGAGAATCTTCTAATTTCAATTTTGATCAGATTACAAAGGCAGTCCGATTAATACGCAATGGGGCAAGATTTATCGCAACAAATCCAGACCCTTTAGGTCCAACGGAATCAGGGATTGTTCCTGCTTGTGGTGCAATGGCAGCTTTAATAGAAAAAGCAACTGGCAGGTCTCCTTTTTATATCGGAAAACCCAATCCATTTATGATGAGAAGTGCTATGAATTATTTAGGTGTGCATTCGGAAAATACGGTAATTATAGGAGACCGTATGGATACAGATATTGTAGCTGGGGTTCAAACAGGTGTTGAAACAATACTTGTTCTTACAGGAGTAACAAAAATAGAAGATGTAGAAAAGTATCCATATCGTCCCACGAAAATTGTAAACTCTGTTGAGGAAATAATCCCATAA